The Citrifermentans bemidjiense Bem genome window below encodes:
- a CDS encoding acyl-CoA dehydratase activase, whose translation MPDKLKIGIDLGSRKAKFALMRGANIVRLADLDTISFYKKYGSMVNDELSLDLLGSGIFTAEELAEAEITVTGYGRNSINLHGARVISEIKAHVAGARTQTGLANFTLLDMGGQDTKVAQVVGGRLTDFVMNDKCAASSGRYLENMAAVLEVSLEELSSHSADPVALDATCGIFGESELIGQILRGYAPERLCAGVNLTLVKRVMPMLKRFPSDTLVITGGVALNRAMVTLLRQQCGMQVVIPEHPQHNGAIGCAS comes from the coding sequence GTGCCAGACAAATTGAAAATAGGTATAGATCTGGGGAGTAGAAAGGCGAAGTTCGCACTGATGCGCGGAGCGAATATCGTCAGGCTCGCGGACCTGGACACCATCTCCTTTTACAAGAAGTACGGCAGCATGGTGAACGACGAGCTGTCGCTCGACCTTTTGGGGAGCGGCATCTTCACGGCGGAGGAACTCGCCGAAGCGGAGATCACAGTCACCGGCTACGGCAGGAACAGCATCAACCTCCACGGCGCCCGGGTCATCTCGGAGATCAAGGCCCACGTCGCCGGCGCGCGCACCCAGACGGGATTAGCCAACTTCACCCTGCTCGACATGGGGGGGCAGGACACCAAGGTGGCCCAGGTGGTGGGAGGCAGGCTGACCGACTTCGTGATGAACGACAAGTGCGCCGCCTCCAGCGGGCGCTACCTGGAGAACATGGCAGCCGTGCTTGAGGTTTCGCTGGAAGAGCTCTCCTCGCACTCGGCAGACCCGGTGGCGCTGGACGCCACCTGCGGCATCTTCGGCGAGAGCGAGCTGATCGGCCAGATCCTGCGGGGGTACGCGCCCGAGCGGCTTTGCGCGGGGGTCAACCTCACCCTGGTCAAGCGGGTGATGCCCATGCTGAAGCGCTTTCCCTCCGACACACTGGTGATTACCGGAGGGGTGGCCCTGAACCGGGCCATGGTGACCCTGTTGCGGCAGCAGTGCGGGATGCAGGTGGTGATCCCGGAACACCCCCAGCATAACGGCGCCATAGGCTGCGCCTCCTGA